A genomic window from Melanotaenia boesemani isolate fMelBoe1 chromosome 15, fMelBoe1.pri, whole genome shotgun sequence includes:
- the faxdc2 gene encoding fatty acid hydroxylase domain-containing protein 2: MPLETTISERRTAEASAASSSRQEGPGGLWDSVKKAAFVIGSGILFLAAFGNSLTWHLQRFWGASGDFWQNLWIKLYMAFEGHDAALFFMGTMLAPTVVFWALNALLLLVDTTGKPSFITRYRIQVDKNNPVDPVKLRQAVKTVLFNQVLISGPMVVAIYYLMTWRGNPCGPELPTFHWALVELAVFAILEEILFYYSHRLFHHPNLYKHFHKQHHEWTAPIGVVSIYAHPLEHVLSNMMPVVIGPVILGSHLSTTSMWYCVALVSTTISHCGYHLPFLPSPEFHDFHHLRFNQCYGVFGVLDRLHGTDAKFRETKQYERHTLLTSLTPLTQSIPDTSKKGQ, translated from the exons GAGGGCCCTGGAGGACTATGGGACTCTGTGAAGAAAGCAGCGTTTGTCATTGGATCTGGAATCTTGTTCTTGGCTGCATTTGGCAACTCACTGACATG GCACCTTCAGAGATTTTGGGGAGCTTCAGGAGATTTCTGGCAGAACTTGTGGATAAAGTTGTACATGGCATTTGAGGGTCATGATGCAGCTTTGTTCTTCATGG GGACAATGTTGGCTCCCACTGTAGTGTTCTGGGCTTTGAATGCTCTGCTGCTATTGGTGGACACCACTGGTAAACCATCTTTCATCACTCGATACCGCATCCAGGTGGACAAGAACAACCCG GTGGATCCTGTTAAGCTACGCCAGGCAGTAAAGACCGTCCTCTTCAACCAGGTGCTCATCTCTGGGCCCATGGTGGTCGCTATATACTACCTGATGACCTGGAGAGGAAACCCCTGTGGCCCTGAGCTGCCTACCTTCCACTGGGCTCTGGTGGAACTGGCTGTCTTCGCCATCCTGGAAGAAATTCTGTTTTACTATTCACACAG GTTGTTCCACCACCCCAACCTCTACAAACATTTCCACAAACAGCACCATGAGTGGACCGCTCCCATTGGTGTCGTCTCCATCTACGCTCATCCTCTGGAGCATGTG CTCTCCAACATGATGCCGGTGGTAATCGGGCCGGTGATTCTGGGATCCCACCTGTCCACCACCTCCATGTGGTACTGCGTGGCTCTGGTCAGCACCACCATCTCTCACTGCGGCTATCATCTGCCCTTTCTGCCCTCCCCTGAGTTCCACGACTTCCATCACCTCAG GTTCAACCAGTGCTACGGAGTTTTTGGTGTGCTGGACCGGCTCCACGGCACCGACGCCAAATTCAGGGAGACCAAACAGTATGAACGGCACACGCTGCTCACCAGCCTCACCCCTCTTACCCAGAGCATCCCCGACACATCTAAGAAGGGCCAGTGA